The Ranitomeya imitator isolate aRanImi1 chromosome 3, aRanImi1.pri, whole genome shotgun sequence genome has a window encoding:
- the LOC138670757 gene encoding uncharacterized protein, whose protein sequence is MASGTDSSNTPPLRSPASSSEEENQEEEREQQQGPRGQAVVAGRSVSQRALDEPLNIDLMVASIEARGPLWDSRDPQHADQGILRRLWLEVAQLLWDGFDSASSKAKASFLKQLKTRWRSMKDRFRRGLKKEGQTRSGAAASRTSVYKYNRILQFLRPVLESRETHSSTRETVRPSGAVLCEAPSELSQPSHSESRSAPTQSGEPAAGPSDVPLAEASGVPSFGSSRQHQRASDRAPHVRIFTSEHRISEWFQGAVR, encoded by the exons atggccagcggcactgattccagcaataccccaccgctgaggagtccg gcttcttcaagtgaggaggagaaccaggaggaagagagggagcagcagcagggaccacggggccaagctgtggttgcaggacggagc gtttcacaacgggccctggatgagccacttaatatcgaccttatggtggcatcaatagaagcacggggcccgttgtgggacagccgtgacccccagcacgcggaccagggcatattgcggcgtctgtggttggaggtggcacaattgctgtgggatggcttcgacagcgcttcctccaaggctaaagctagtttcc ttaaacaattgaagaccagatggcgctccatgaaggaccgcttccggaggggcctgaaaaaggagggacagactcgtagtggtgctgccgcttcaaggacctcggtgtacaagtataaccgtatactgcagttcttgcgaccggtccttgaaagcagaga aacacacagcagcacccgcgagactgtccgaccctctggagcggtcctttgtgaagcgccatctgaactgtcgcagccatcccacagcgagagcaggtctgcaccaacacaatctggcgaaccggcagccggtccatcagatgttcccctggccgaggcctctggcgttccttccttcgggtcttcccgacagcatcagcgggcctcggacagggcgccccatgtccgaatttttacatctgagcaccgtatttcagaatggtttcaaggcgctgtgcgataa